From a single Apium graveolens cultivar Ventura chromosome 2, ASM990537v1, whole genome shotgun sequence genomic region:
- the LOC141706926 gene encoding uncharacterized protein LOC141706926 isoform X3: protein MFALTFTMMLELAVVLLEFREDCYTRIPLKLGVTVKPLWRSMECWKESLKLLSIAEAAVGYNKLNDASQDSDDFVVRRRGIIRPAVSLKNLDLMKENAQHCIASCRVESIDKESSERLVPNLCVPFNLAFYMPEAINVHPQRYLEALYSACQNLVKEMSVLGLHKKELNLYNKAVNNLLELSGEYDSVVICLGARAAFLPELSERLPLRTCRGVIAHLQLPDDNRESYPEHGASILSDAWIAIHGPRNIRIGSTWEWKSRNYAQNVAVEEASKALEELLPKASAIYPGIKNWKYISAKAGLRAMPPLTSHGSLPLLGCIDDYLIRKQKCKFWLFTGLGSRGLLYHGWLGKLMAQAVVSCDEEVLPSELVAWKSRMNKKAPGR, encoded by the exons ATGTTTGCATTGACATTTACGATGATGTTGGAATTGGCGGTGGTGCTTCTGGAGTTTCGGGAGGACTGCTACACCCGTATTCCCCTAAAG TTGGGTGTAACAGTTAAACCTCTTTGGCGGAGTATGGAGTGCTGGAAAGAAAGCTTGAAGCTTTTAAGCATTGCTGAAGCAGCGGTGGGATACAATAAGTTGAATGACGCAAGTCAAGATTCTGATGATTTCGTAGTCAGGAGAAG AGGTATCATAAGGCCAGCTGTCAGTCTGAAGAATTTGGATCTAATGAAAGAA AATGCTCAGCACTGCATTGCCAGTTGCAGAGTGGAGTCCATTGATAAGGAGTCTTCTGAAAGACTAGTGCCCAATTTATGTGTACCTTTCAATTTAGCATTCTATATGCCAGAAGCTATAAATGTTCATCCTCAACGATATCTTGAG GCCTTATATTCTGCTTGTCAGAATCTAGTGAAAGAGATGTCTGTTTTAGGATTACACAAAAAGGAGCTAAACTTGTACAACAAAGCTGTTAATAATCTCCTTGAACTTTCAG GGGAATACGACTCCGTGGTTATTTGTTTAGGTGCCAGAGCAGCTTTTCTGCCTGAGTTGTCCGAGAGGCTTCCCTTGAGGACATGTAGAGGTGTCATTGCTCACCTGCAGCTTCCAGATGATAATAG AGAAAGTTATCCAGAACATGGTGCCTCAATCTTGTCAGATGCATGGATTGCTATCCACGGCCCCCGCAATATACGTATAGGCTCAACGTGGGAATGGAAGTCGAGAAATTATGCCCAGAATGTCGCAGTAGAGGAAGCTTCAAAAGCTCTTGAAGAGCTTCTACCAAAAGCGTCTGCTATATATCCTGGGATAAAGAATTGGAAATACATTTCTGCAAAGGCAGGTCTAAGGGCAATGCCACCACTTACATCTCATGGGTCACTCCCACTTTTAGGTTGTATAGATGATTACCTGATCAGAAAGCAGAAGTGCAAATTTTGGTTATTTACAGGTTTAGGTTCAAGGGGTCTGCTCTATCATGGTTGGCTTGGGAAATTAATGGCACAAGCAGTGGTTTCTTGTGACGAAGAAGTATTACCTTCCGAGCTTGTTGCTTGGAAGAGcagaatgaa CAAGAAGGCTCCTGGAAGGTGA
- the LOC141706926 gene encoding uncharacterized protein LOC141706926 isoform X1 — translation MVLLHISTSSPSAVLVVAGGCFRRGIHFKTISSSFSTQSHKPLRYAVLGAGFAGLSVTWHLLQHCPKESHVCIDIYDDVGIGGGASGVSGGLLHPYSPKVKPLWRSMECWKESLKLLSIAEAAVGYNKLNDASQDSDDFVVRRRGIIRPAVSLKNLDLMKENAQHCIASCRVESIDKESSERLVPNLCVPFNLAFYMPEAINVHPQRYLEALYSACQNLVKEMSVLGLHKKELNLYNKAVNNLLELSGEYDSVVICLGARAAFLPELSERLPLRTCRGVIAHLQLPDDNRESYPEHGASILSDAWIAIHGPRNIRIGSTWEWKSRNYAQNVAVEEASKALEELLPKASAIYPGIKNWKYISAKAGLRAMPPLTSHGSLPLLGCIDDYLIRKQKCKFWLFTGLGSRGLLYHGWLGKLMAQAVVSCDEEVLPSELVAWKSRMNKKAPGR, via the exons ATGGTTCTTCTTCATATTTCAACATCCTCCCCGTCGGCGGTTCTTGTCGTCGCCGGCGGATGTTTCCGACGTGGCATTCATTTCAAAACAATCTCGTCATCTTTCTCTACCCAATCTCACAAACCTCTCag ATATGCAGTGCTAGGAGCTGGCTTTGCTGGTTTATCTGTCACTTGGCACTTACTACAA CATTGTCCTAAAGAATCCCATGTTTGCATTGACATTTACGATGATGTTGGAATTGGCGGTGGTGCTTCTGGAGTTTCGGGAGGACTGCTACACCCGTATTCCCCTAAAG TTAAACCTCTTTGGCGGAGTATGGAGTGCTGGAAAGAAAGCTTGAAGCTTTTAAGCATTGCTGAAGCAGCGGTGGGATACAATAAGTTGAATGACGCAAGTCAAGATTCTGATGATTTCGTAGTCAGGAGAAG AGGTATCATAAGGCCAGCTGTCAGTCTGAAGAATTTGGATCTAATGAAAGAA AATGCTCAGCACTGCATTGCCAGTTGCAGAGTGGAGTCCATTGATAAGGAGTCTTCTGAAAGACTAGTGCCCAATTTATGTGTACCTTTCAATTTAGCATTCTATATGCCAGAAGCTATAAATGTTCATCCTCAACGATATCTTGAG GCCTTATATTCTGCTTGTCAGAATCTAGTGAAAGAGATGTCTGTTTTAGGATTACACAAAAAGGAGCTAAACTTGTACAACAAAGCTGTTAATAATCTCCTTGAACTTTCAG GGGAATACGACTCCGTGGTTATTTGTTTAGGTGCCAGAGCAGCTTTTCTGCCTGAGTTGTCCGAGAGGCTTCCCTTGAGGACATGTAGAGGTGTCATTGCTCACCTGCAGCTTCCAGATGATAATAG AGAAAGTTATCCAGAACATGGTGCCTCAATCTTGTCAGATGCATGGATTGCTATCCACGGCCCCCGCAATATACGTATAGGCTCAACGTGGGAATGGAAGTCGAGAAATTATGCCCAGAATGTCGCAGTAGAGGAAGCTTCAAAAGCTCTTGAAGAGCTTCTACCAAAAGCGTCTGCTATATATCCTGGGATAAAGAATTGGAAATACATTTCTGCAAAGGCAGGTCTAAGGGCAATGCCACCACTTACATCTCATGGGTCACTCCCACTTTTAGGTTGTATAGATGATTACCTGATCAGAAAGCAGAAGTGCAAATTTTGGTTATTTACAGGTTTAGGTTCAAGGGGTCTGCTCTATCATGGTTGGCTTGGGAAATTAATGGCACAAGCAGTGGTTTCTTGTGACGAAGAAGTATTACCTTCCGAGCTTGTTGCTTGGAAGAGcagaatgaa CAAGAAGGCTCCTGGAAGGTGA
- the LOC141706926 gene encoding uncharacterized protein LOC141706926 isoform X2 has protein sequence MVLLHISTSSPSAVLVVAGGCFRRGIHFKTISSSFSTQSHKPLRYAVLGAGFAGLSVTWHLLQHCPKESHVCIDIYDDVGIGGGASGVSGGLLHPYSPKVKPLWRSMECWKESLKLLSIAEAAVGYNKLNDASQDSDDFVVRRRGIIRPAVSLKNLDLMKENAQHCIASCRVESIDKESSERLVPNLCVPFNLAFYMPEAINVHPQRYLEALYSACQNLVKEMSVLGLHKKELNLYNKAVNNLLELSGEYDSVVICLGARAAFLPELSERLPLRTCRGVIAHLQLPDDNRESYPEHGASILSDAWIAIHGPRNIRIGSTWEWKSRNYAQNVAVEEASKALEELLPKASAIYPGIKNWKYISAKAGLRAMPPLTSHGSLPLLGCIDDYLIRKQKCKFWLFTGLGSRGLLYHGWLGKLMAQAVVSCDEEVLPSELVAWKSRMK, from the exons ATGGTTCTTCTTCATATTTCAACATCCTCCCCGTCGGCGGTTCTTGTCGTCGCCGGCGGATGTTTCCGACGTGGCATTCATTTCAAAACAATCTCGTCATCTTTCTCTACCCAATCTCACAAACCTCTCag ATATGCAGTGCTAGGAGCTGGCTTTGCTGGTTTATCTGTCACTTGGCACTTACTACAA CATTGTCCTAAAGAATCCCATGTTTGCATTGACATTTACGATGATGTTGGAATTGGCGGTGGTGCTTCTGGAGTTTCGGGAGGACTGCTACACCCGTATTCCCCTAAAG TTAAACCTCTTTGGCGGAGTATGGAGTGCTGGAAAGAAAGCTTGAAGCTTTTAAGCATTGCTGAAGCAGCGGTGGGATACAATAAGTTGAATGACGCAAGTCAAGATTCTGATGATTTCGTAGTCAGGAGAAG AGGTATCATAAGGCCAGCTGTCAGTCTGAAGAATTTGGATCTAATGAAAGAA AATGCTCAGCACTGCATTGCCAGTTGCAGAGTGGAGTCCATTGATAAGGAGTCTTCTGAAAGACTAGTGCCCAATTTATGTGTACCTTTCAATTTAGCATTCTATATGCCAGAAGCTATAAATGTTCATCCTCAACGATATCTTGAG GCCTTATATTCTGCTTGTCAGAATCTAGTGAAAGAGATGTCTGTTTTAGGATTACACAAAAAGGAGCTAAACTTGTACAACAAAGCTGTTAATAATCTCCTTGAACTTTCAG GGGAATACGACTCCGTGGTTATTTGTTTAGGTGCCAGAGCAGCTTTTCTGCCTGAGTTGTCCGAGAGGCTTCCCTTGAGGACATGTAGAGGTGTCATTGCTCACCTGCAGCTTCCAGATGATAATAG AGAAAGTTATCCAGAACATGGTGCCTCAATCTTGTCAGATGCATGGATTGCTATCCACGGCCCCCGCAATATACGTATAGGCTCAACGTGGGAATGGAAGTCGAGAAATTATGCCCAGAATGTCGCAGTAGAGGAAGCTTCAAAAGCTCTTGAAGAGCTTCTACCAAAAGCGTCTGCTATATATCCTGGGATAAAGAATTGGAAATACATTTCTGCAAAGGCAGGTCTAAGGGCAATGCCACCACTTACATCTCATGGGTCACTCCCACTTTTAGGTTGTATAGATGATTACCTGATCAGAAAGCAGAAGTGCAAATTTTGGTTATTTACAGGTTTAGGTTCAAGGGGTCTGCTCTATCATGGTTGGCTTGGGAAATTAATGGCACAAGCAGTGGTTTCTTGTGACGAAGAAGTATTACCTTCCGAGCTTGTTGCTTGGAAGAGcagaatgaagtaa